In the Cololabis saira isolate AMF1-May2022 chromosome 7, fColSai1.1, whole genome shotgun sequence genome, one interval contains:
- the si:dkeyp-72g9.4 gene encoding uncharacterized protein si:dkeyp-72g9.4: MRPRSRLLSKRRLTLPTIKEGAEETVKDLNEANTLLLSNHSQAVSSEDYLLSICHLARPTFPARDVSPDSFHTRQENTAQHRLRPSRLIRTTLNTFEFNLKEKPQTNHVLQDEKKELNEELLYGNSDPLEYLYGHQNNISALSGTGEGRFARQHGSVWRSNRANSIPHASNADIPCHRKSSCPEIQTNTNISVPNVSPKHSFSGSEVIGRACPKDRVAEGEKLNPVVKHSLISRWISDCRSAWRETRLRACMLPAIAEV; this comes from the coding sequence ATGCGGCCACGGTCCAGACTGCTGTCCAAGAGGAGACTCACTCTGCCAACGATCAAAGAGGGTGCGGAGGAGACGGTGAAGGATTTGAATGAGGCCAACACACTTCTCCTCAGCAATCACAGCCAGGCGGTCTCATCGGAGGACTACCTCCTCTCCATCTGCCACCTGGCCCGCCCCACTTTCCCTGCCAGAGACGTTTCCCCCGACAGCTTCCACACACGGCAGGAAAACACAGCGCAGCACAGGCTGAGGCCGTCACGGCTCATCAGGACTACATTAAACACTTTTGAGTTCAACTTAAAAGAGAAGCCACAAACCAATCATGTGCTTCAGGATGAGAAAAAAGAACTGAATGAGGAGTTGCTGTATGGCAACTCTGACCCTTTAGAGTATCTTTACGGACACCAGAACAACATCTCAGCACTCTCAGGAACGGGTGAGGGAAGGTTTGCAAGGCAGCATGGAAGCGTATGGCGGAGCAACAGAGCAAACAGCATCCCTCACGCTTCAAATGCAGATATCCCATGCCATCGAAAGAGCAGCTGCCCAGAAATACAGACCAACACCAATATTTCAGTTCCAAATGTTTCCCCGAAACACAGCTTCTCCGGGTCGGAGGTCATCGGGAGAGCCTGCCCAAAAGACAGAGTAGCAGAGGGTGAGAAACTGAATCCGGTTGTGAAACATTCCCTCATCTCCCGTTGGATCTCTGACTGCAGGTCAGCTTGGAGAGAAACACGCTTAAGAGCCTGTATGCTGCCTGCTATTGCTGAGGTATAA